One genomic window of Glycine soja cultivar W05 chromosome 9, ASM419377v2, whole genome shotgun sequence includes the following:
- the LOC114367256 gene encoding nuclear export mediator factor NEMF-like isoform X2 — protein sequence MTLLRSHRDDDKGLAIMSRHRYPVESCRVFERTTIEKLRTSLVSSKEDDNDDAVKADGNGSNASNVAKEKQGTHKGGKSSATLKIVLGEALGYGPALSEHILLDAGLIPSTKVPKDRTWDDATVQALVQAVVRFEDWMQDVISGELVPEGYILMQNKNMGKDSSISQPGSVSQMYDEFCPILLNQFKSRDYTKFETFDAALDEFYSKIESQRSEQQQKAKENSASQKLNRIRQDQENRVHALRKEADHCVKMAELIEYNLEDVDAAILAVRVALAKGMNWDDLARMVKEEKKAGNPVAGLIDKLHLDRNCMTLLLSNNLDEMDDDEKTLPVDKVEVDLALSAHANARRWYEQKKKQESKQEKTVTAHEKAFKAAERKTRLQLNQEKTVASISHMRKVHWFEKFNWFISSENYLVISGRDAQQNEMIVKRYMSKGDLYIHADLHGASSTVIKNHKPAQPVPPLTLNQAGCFTVCHSQAWDSKIVTSAWWVYPHQVSKTAPTGEYLTVGSFMIRGKKNFLPPHPLIMGFGLLFRLDESSLGSHLNERRVRGEEEAADDYEETGPLEDKSDSESEKDVTDIEPATDLERNGNLSADSHKPLPEDFPADPSQTSLATTDAETAISQDFPAKETSTLNMVDREILSDVGGNGLASVTPQLEELLDQALELGPVAKSSKKYGIEKSQIDLDTEQHFEQTKTAVREKPYISKAERRKLKKEQKPGEEDSNVEHGKDESKLKDISANLPVKEDQNLKKGGGQKISRGQKGKLKKIKEKYADQDEEERSIRMTLLASSGKSITKEETSSENDALDKGKKPGSGPSDAPKIPSDAPKICYKCKKAGHLSRDCKDQPDDLLHRNAVGEAEENPKTTAIDTSQADRVAMEEDDINEIGEEEKEKLNDVDYLTGNPLPNDILLYAVPVCGPYSAVQSYKYRVKIIPGPTKKGKAAKTAMNLFSHMSEATTREKELMKACTDPELVAAIVGNVKISAAGLTQLKQKQKKGKKSSKQES from the exons ATGACTCTGCTACGGTCTCACAG GGATGATGATAAAGGGCTTGCAATTATGTCACGCCATCGTTATCCTGTGGAAAGCTGTAGAGTTTTTGAGCGAACTACTATTGAAAAGTTGCGGACATCCCTAGTGTCTTCCAAGGAAGATGATAACGATGATGCTGTTAAGGCCGATGGAAATGGAAGTAATGCATCTAATGTAGCAAAAGAGAAGCAGGGAACCCACAAAGGTGGGAAGTCATCTGCCACAttgaaaattgtccttggggaGGCCCTTGGTTATGGACCTGCACTTTCTGAACATATACTATTAGATGCTGGCCTAATCCCCAGTACAAAAGTTCCCAAAGATAGAACGTGGGATGATGCTACTGTTCAGGCGCTGGTCCAAGCTGTTGTGAGGTTTGAAGATTGGATGCAGGATGTTATTTCAGGTGAATTAGTCCCTGAAGGATACATTTTgatgcaaaacaaaaatatgggGAAGGATTCTTCCATATCTCAACCAGGAAGTGTTAGCCAG ATGTATGATGAGTTCTGCCCCATCTTACTCAACCAGTTTAAGTCAAGGGATTATACAAAGTTTGAGACATTCGATGCAGCCTTGGATGAGTTCTATAGCAAAATTGAGAGCCAAAGATCTGAACAACAGCAGAAAGCCAAAGAAAACTCAGCTTCTCAGAAACTTAATAGGATTCGCCAGGATCAG GAAAATCGAGTACATGCTTTGAGGAAAGAAGCTGATCACTGTGTTAAGATGGCAGAATTGATAGAATATAACTTGGAAGATGTGGATGCTGCTATATTAGCTGTTCGTGTAGCTCTTGCAAAGGGTATGAACTGGGATGACCTTGCTCGGATggtgaaggaagaaaagaaagctgGAAACCCAGTAGCTGGTCTCATTGACAAGCTTCATCTCGACAGGAACTGCATGACTTTACTGTTAAGCAACAATCTTGATGAAATGGATGATGATGAGAAGACACTCCCTGTGGataag GTTGAAGTTGATTTAGCTCTCTCAGCACATGCCAATGCTCGGAGGTGGTATGAACAGAAGAAAAAGCAGGAGAGCAAACAGGAAAAAACTGTAACTGCCCATGAAAAGGCTTTTAAAGCTGCAGAGAGAAAGACTCGCCTACAGCTTAATCAG GAAAAAACTGTTGCCTCAATTTCACATATGCGTAAAGTCCACTGGTTTGAGAAATTTAATTGGTTCATTAGCAGTGAGAACTATTTGGTTATCAGTGGACGTGATGCACAGCAAAATGAGATGATAGTGAAGCGTTATATGTCAAAAGGAGATCT ATATATACATGCTGATCTGCATGGAGCTTCTAGTACAGTTATCAAGAATCACAAGCCTGCACAACCAGTTCCACCTCTGACCCTAAACCAAGCTGGATGTTTCACC GTCTGCCATAGCCAGGCCTGGGATTCGAAAATTGTTACTAGTGCCTGGTGGGTTTATCCTCATCAGGTTAGTAAAACTGCTCCTACAGGCGAATATCTGACAGTAGGGAGTTTCATGATCCGTGGAAAGAAAAATTTTCTTCCACCACACCCTCTTATCATGGGTTTTGGCCTACTATTTCGCTTGGATGAGAGTTCCTTGGGATCTCATTTAAATGAAAGAAGAGTAAGAGGAGAGGAGGAAGCAGCAGATGATTATGAAGAAACTGGCCCTCTTGAAGATAAATCTGATTCAGAGTCTGAGAAGGATGTCACTGATATAGAACCTGCCACTGACTTGGAAAGGAATGGTAATTTGTCAGCAGATTCACACAAACCCCTACCAGAAGACTTCCCTGCAGATCCATCCCAAACTAGTTTGGCTACTACCGATGCCGAAACTGCAATTTCACAGGATTTTCCTGCGAAAGAGACAAGTACATTGAATATGGTTGATAGGGAGATATTATCAGATGTTGGTGGAAATGGCTTAGCATCTGTCACCCCTCAGCTTGAGGAACTTCTTGATCAagctctggaacttggacctgtTGCTAAATCAAGTAAAAAATATGGAATTGAGAAGTCTCAAATTGATTTAGACACTGAACAACATTTTGAACAAACCAAAACTGCAGTAAGGGAAAAACCTTATATATCAAAAGCTGAGAGACGAAAGCTTAAAAAAGAACAGAAACCTGGAGAAGAAGATTCAAATGTTGAACATGGAAAGGATGAATCAAAGCTAAAAGATATTTCTGCTAATCTACCAGTGAAAGAAgatcaaaatttgaaaaaaggtGGTGGTCAAAAAATCAGTCGTGGACAGAAGGGAAAACTtaagaagataaaggagaagtaTGCTGACCAGGACGAGGAAGAAAGGAGCATCCGAATGACATTGTTGGCT TCTTCTGGAAAATCAATCACGAAGGAAGAGACATCATCTGAAAATGATGCATTGGACAAAGGGAAAAAACCTGGCAGTG GTCCTTCGGATGCTCCAAAAATACCTTCTGATGCTCCAAAAATATGTTACAAGTGTAAGAAGGCAGGTCACTTATCTCGGGATTGTAAGGATCAACCAGATGATCTTTTGCATAGGAATGCAGTTGGTGAAGCTGAAGAGAATCCCAAAACAACTGCTATTGACACTTCCCAAGCAGATAGGGTGGCAATGGAAGAAGATGATATTAATGAAATAGGAGAagaggagaaagaaaaattaaatgacgTAGATTACTTAACGGGGAATCCACTTCCTAATGACATTCTCTTATATGCTGTTCCTGTCTGTGGTCCTTACAGTGCAGTTCAGTCTTACAAATATCGGGTGAAGATAATTCCTGGACCGACCAAGAAAGGGAaag CTGCAAAAACTGCAATGAACCTATTCAGCCACATGTCAGAAGCAACAACCCGGGAGAAGGAGTTGATGAAAGCCTGTACAGATCCAGAGCTAGTTGCTGCAATTGTTGGTAATGTGAAAATATCGGCAGCTGGCCTTACGCAattaaagcaaaaacaaaagaaaggcaAGAAGAGCAGCAAACAAGAGAGTTAA
- the LOC114367256 gene encoding nuclear export mediator factor NEMF-like isoform X1 has protein sequence MVKVRMNTADVAAEVKCLRRLIGMRCSNVYDLSPKTYVFKLMNSSGVSESGESEKVLLLMESGVRLHTTLYLRDKSNTPSGFTLKLRKHIRTRRLEDVRQLGYDRIILFQFGLGENANYVILELYAQGNILLTDSTFTVMTLLRSHRDDDKGLAIMSRHRYPVESCRVFERTTIEKLRTSLVSSKEDDNDDAVKADGNGSNASNVAKEKQGTHKGGKSSATLKIVLGEALGYGPALSEHILLDAGLIPSTKVPKDRTWDDATVQALVQAVVRFEDWMQDVISGELVPEGYILMQNKNMGKDSSISQPGSVSQMYDEFCPILLNQFKSRDYTKFETFDAALDEFYSKIESQRSEQQQKAKENSASQKLNRIRQDQENRVHALRKEADHCVKMAELIEYNLEDVDAAILAVRVALAKGMNWDDLARMVKEEKKAGNPVAGLIDKLHLDRNCMTLLLSNNLDEMDDDEKTLPVDKVEVDLALSAHANARRWYEQKKKQESKQEKTVTAHEKAFKAAERKTRLQLNQEKTVASISHMRKVHWFEKFNWFISSENYLVISGRDAQQNEMIVKRYMSKGDLYIHADLHGASSTVIKNHKPAQPVPPLTLNQAGCFTVCHSQAWDSKIVTSAWWVYPHQVSKTAPTGEYLTVGSFMIRGKKNFLPPHPLIMGFGLLFRLDESSLGSHLNERRVRGEEEAADDYEETGPLEDKSDSESEKDVTDIEPATDLERNGNLSADSHKPLPEDFPADPSQTSLATTDAETAISQDFPAKETSTLNMVDREILSDVGGNGLASVTPQLEELLDQALELGPVAKSSKKYGIEKSQIDLDTEQHFEQTKTAVREKPYISKAERRKLKKEQKPGEEDSNVEHGKDESKLKDISANLPVKEDQNLKKGGGQKISRGQKGKLKKIKEKYADQDEEERSIRMTLLASSGKSITKEETSSENDALDKGKKPGSGPSDAPKIPSDAPKICYKCKKAGHLSRDCKDQPDDLLHRNAVGEAEENPKTTAIDTSQADRVAMEEDDINEIGEEEKEKLNDVDYLTGNPLPNDILLYAVPVCGPYSAVQSYKYRVKIIPGPTKKGKAAKTAMNLFSHMSEATTREKELMKACTDPELVAAIVGNVKISAAGLTQLKQKQKKGKKSSKQES, from the exons ATGGTGAAGGTTCGCATGAACACCGCCGATGTCGCCGCCGAGGTCAAATGCCTCCGCCGCCTCATCGGAATGCGATGCTCCAACGTCTACGATCTTTCTCCCAAG ACCTACGTGTTCAAGCTTATGAACAGCAGTGGAGTTTCCGAATCTGGGGAGAGCGAGAAGGTTCTGCTGCTGATGGAAAGTGGCGTGAGATTGCACACTACTCTCTACTTGCGTGACAAGAGCAACACTCCCTCTGGTTTCACTCTCAAATTGAGGAAGCACATTCGAACCAGAAGGCTCGAGGATGTGCGCCAACTTGGGTACGATCGG ATTATTCTCTTTCAATTTGGACTTGGGGAGAATGCAAACTATGTCATATTGGAGCTGTATGCTCAGGGGAACATCCTCCTCACAGATTCTACTTTTACTGTCATGACTCTGCTACGGTCTCACAG GGATGATGATAAAGGGCTTGCAATTATGTCACGCCATCGTTATCCTGTGGAAAGCTGTAGAGTTTTTGAGCGAACTACTATTGAAAAGTTGCGGACATCCCTAGTGTCTTCCAAGGAAGATGATAACGATGATGCTGTTAAGGCCGATGGAAATGGAAGTAATGCATCTAATGTAGCAAAAGAGAAGCAGGGAACCCACAAAGGTGGGAAGTCATCTGCCACAttgaaaattgtccttggggaGGCCCTTGGTTATGGACCTGCACTTTCTGAACATATACTATTAGATGCTGGCCTAATCCCCAGTACAAAAGTTCCCAAAGATAGAACGTGGGATGATGCTACTGTTCAGGCGCTGGTCCAAGCTGTTGTGAGGTTTGAAGATTGGATGCAGGATGTTATTTCAGGTGAATTAGTCCCTGAAGGATACATTTTgatgcaaaacaaaaatatgggGAAGGATTCTTCCATATCTCAACCAGGAAGTGTTAGCCAG ATGTATGATGAGTTCTGCCCCATCTTACTCAACCAGTTTAAGTCAAGGGATTATACAAAGTTTGAGACATTCGATGCAGCCTTGGATGAGTTCTATAGCAAAATTGAGAGCCAAAGATCTGAACAACAGCAGAAAGCCAAAGAAAACTCAGCTTCTCAGAAACTTAATAGGATTCGCCAGGATCAG GAAAATCGAGTACATGCTTTGAGGAAAGAAGCTGATCACTGTGTTAAGATGGCAGAATTGATAGAATATAACTTGGAAGATGTGGATGCTGCTATATTAGCTGTTCGTGTAGCTCTTGCAAAGGGTATGAACTGGGATGACCTTGCTCGGATggtgaaggaagaaaagaaagctgGAAACCCAGTAGCTGGTCTCATTGACAAGCTTCATCTCGACAGGAACTGCATGACTTTACTGTTAAGCAACAATCTTGATGAAATGGATGATGATGAGAAGACACTCCCTGTGGataag GTTGAAGTTGATTTAGCTCTCTCAGCACATGCCAATGCTCGGAGGTGGTATGAACAGAAGAAAAAGCAGGAGAGCAAACAGGAAAAAACTGTAACTGCCCATGAAAAGGCTTTTAAAGCTGCAGAGAGAAAGACTCGCCTACAGCTTAATCAG GAAAAAACTGTTGCCTCAATTTCACATATGCGTAAAGTCCACTGGTTTGAGAAATTTAATTGGTTCATTAGCAGTGAGAACTATTTGGTTATCAGTGGACGTGATGCACAGCAAAATGAGATGATAGTGAAGCGTTATATGTCAAAAGGAGATCT ATATATACATGCTGATCTGCATGGAGCTTCTAGTACAGTTATCAAGAATCACAAGCCTGCACAACCAGTTCCACCTCTGACCCTAAACCAAGCTGGATGTTTCACC GTCTGCCATAGCCAGGCCTGGGATTCGAAAATTGTTACTAGTGCCTGGTGGGTTTATCCTCATCAGGTTAGTAAAACTGCTCCTACAGGCGAATATCTGACAGTAGGGAGTTTCATGATCCGTGGAAAGAAAAATTTTCTTCCACCACACCCTCTTATCATGGGTTTTGGCCTACTATTTCGCTTGGATGAGAGTTCCTTGGGATCTCATTTAAATGAAAGAAGAGTAAGAGGAGAGGAGGAAGCAGCAGATGATTATGAAGAAACTGGCCCTCTTGAAGATAAATCTGATTCAGAGTCTGAGAAGGATGTCACTGATATAGAACCTGCCACTGACTTGGAAAGGAATGGTAATTTGTCAGCAGATTCACACAAACCCCTACCAGAAGACTTCCCTGCAGATCCATCCCAAACTAGTTTGGCTACTACCGATGCCGAAACTGCAATTTCACAGGATTTTCCTGCGAAAGAGACAAGTACATTGAATATGGTTGATAGGGAGATATTATCAGATGTTGGTGGAAATGGCTTAGCATCTGTCACCCCTCAGCTTGAGGAACTTCTTGATCAagctctggaacttggacctgtTGCTAAATCAAGTAAAAAATATGGAATTGAGAAGTCTCAAATTGATTTAGACACTGAACAACATTTTGAACAAACCAAAACTGCAGTAAGGGAAAAACCTTATATATCAAAAGCTGAGAGACGAAAGCTTAAAAAAGAACAGAAACCTGGAGAAGAAGATTCAAATGTTGAACATGGAAAGGATGAATCAAAGCTAAAAGATATTTCTGCTAATCTACCAGTGAAAGAAgatcaaaatttgaaaaaaggtGGTGGTCAAAAAATCAGTCGTGGACAGAAGGGAAAACTtaagaagataaaggagaagtaTGCTGACCAGGACGAGGAAGAAAGGAGCATCCGAATGACATTGTTGGCT TCTTCTGGAAAATCAATCACGAAGGAAGAGACATCATCTGAAAATGATGCATTGGACAAAGGGAAAAAACCTGGCAGTG GTCCTTCGGATGCTCCAAAAATACCTTCTGATGCTCCAAAAATATGTTACAAGTGTAAGAAGGCAGGTCACTTATCTCGGGATTGTAAGGATCAACCAGATGATCTTTTGCATAGGAATGCAGTTGGTGAAGCTGAAGAGAATCCCAAAACAACTGCTATTGACACTTCCCAAGCAGATAGGGTGGCAATGGAAGAAGATGATATTAATGAAATAGGAGAagaggagaaagaaaaattaaatgacgTAGATTACTTAACGGGGAATCCACTTCCTAATGACATTCTCTTATATGCTGTTCCTGTCTGTGGTCCTTACAGTGCAGTTCAGTCTTACAAATATCGGGTGAAGATAATTCCTGGACCGACCAAGAAAGGGAaag CTGCAAAAACTGCAATGAACCTATTCAGCCACATGTCAGAAGCAACAACCCGGGAGAAGGAGTTGATGAAAGCCTGTACAGATCCAGAGCTAGTTGCTGCAATTGTTGGTAATGTGAAAATATCGGCAGCTGGCCTTACGCAattaaagcaaaaacaaaagaaaggcaAGAAGAGCAGCAAACAAGAGAGTTAA